The proteins below are encoded in one region of Nonomuraea helvata:
- a CDS encoding GAP family protein, with protein MDLTILPLAITMMMGPQIMSAIVLATSERPVRVSLAFLTGVAVAATAGVAIAWAVFALLAGKVELGRPSEPGSLGTILQIGFVTLLALLAIRNYVTRATAEPPSWLAALMSAGPRKAFTTGLLVILLMPSDIMVMATVGARLAQAHETLAATAPFVAATVLIAAVPLLAVLAFHRRAKLAMPRVREWVDTHGWLVNIVACLIFIALVLA; from the coding sequence ATGGACCTCACGATACTGCCGCTCGCCATCACGATGATGATGGGACCTCAGATCATGTCCGCCATCGTCCTGGCGACGAGCGAGCGGCCTGTGCGGGTGTCGCTGGCCTTCCTCACCGGCGTGGCCGTCGCCGCCACGGCCGGCGTGGCGATCGCTTGGGCCGTCTTCGCGTTGCTGGCCGGAAAGGTGGAACTCGGCCGGCCCTCCGAGCCCGGATCGCTGGGCACGATCCTCCAGATCGGATTCGTCACTCTGCTGGCCCTGCTCGCGATCAGGAACTACGTCACCCGGGCGACCGCCGAGCCGCCGTCATGGCTGGCCGCGCTCATGTCAGCCGGACCCCGCAAGGCCTTCACGACCGGGCTGCTGGTGATCCTGCTCATGCCCTCCGACATCATGGTGATGGCCACCGTGGGCGCCAGGCTGGCGCAGGCCCACGAGACCCTCGCGGCGACGGCGCCCTTCGTCGCAGCCACGGTCCTGATCGCCGCCGTGCCTCTGCTCGCCGTCCTCGCCTTTCACCGACGGGCGAAGCTCGCCATGCCACGGGTGCGGGAGTGGGTCGACACGCATGGCTGGCTCGTGAACATCGTTGCCTGTCTCATCTTCATCGCACTCGTCCTGGCGTGA
- a CDS encoding IS5 family transposase, whose product MDGQRGLHRGAGAPARSRGAACAGRRYPCKGAAEDHKRVTSGREALGRSRGGLSTKIHLVADRRCRPIARLTSPGQHADCPQFIPLMESIRIQRRGLGRPRTRPARAMADKAYSSRANRRYLRRRGIKAVIPIRKDQQANRQKLGSKGGRPPVFDRDRYKERNTVERCVNKLRQHRAVATRYDKRERIYQGTIDVASIHIWLRDPVT is encoded by the coding sequence CTGGACGGTCAGCGCGGACTCCACCGTGGTGCGGGCGCACCAGCACGCAGCCGGGGCGCAGCATGCGCTGGCCGTCGATATCCCTGTAAAGGGGCCGCGGAAGATCACAAACGGGTGACGTCGGGCCGGGAGGCGCTCGGCCGGTCGCGAGGCGGCTTATCCACCAAAATTCACCTGGTCGCCGATCGGCGCTGCCGTCCGATCGCCCGGCTCACCTCGCCGGGCCAGCACGCCGACTGCCCGCAGTTCATCCCGCTGATGGAATCCATCCGCATCCAGCGCCGAGGGCTCGGGCGGCCGCGTACGCGCCCGGCGCGAGCGATGGCCGATAAGGCCTACTCGTCCCGCGCCAACCGCCGCTACCTGCGGCGGCGCGGCATCAAGGCGGTCATCCCGATCAGGAAGGACCAGCAGGCCAACCGGCAAAAACTCGGTTCCAAGGGCGGACGGCCACCAGTCTTCGACCGTGATCGCTACAAGGAGCGCAACACCGTGGAGCGCTGCGTCAACAAGCTCCGCCAGCATCGCGCCGTGGCCACTCGGTACGACAAGCGGGAGCGCATCTACCAGGGAACCATCGACGTTGCCTCTATCCACATCTGGCTCCGCGACCCGGTCACATGA
- a CDS encoding type II toxin-antitoxin system PemK/MazF family toxin — protein MRDLGEDPRPARGAVREIHSLSGPATLAYSPDLDGLADPGEIVWAWVPYEEDPARGKDRPLLIVGRTGRRLLGLMLSSKGDEGPDWLELGAWGRDDRVSYVRMDRVFVLDEDDIRREGAVLDGERFARVAAWLMKTHGWEAGR, from the coding sequence ATGCGCGATCTAGGTGAGGACCCCCGGCCCGCCCGGGGTGCGGTACGCGAGATCCACTCCCTCAGCGGCCCCGCCACTCTGGCGTACTCCCCCGACCTCGACGGTCTGGCCGACCCCGGCGAGATCGTCTGGGCCTGGGTGCCGTACGAGGAGGACCCGGCACGCGGCAAGGACCGGCCGCTGCTGATCGTGGGCAGGACGGGGCGCAGGCTGCTGGGCCTGATGCTGTCCAGCAAGGGCGACGAAGGGCCCGACTGGCTGGAGCTCGGCGCCTGGGGCCGGGACGACCGGGTGTCGTACGTACGGATGGACCGGGTCTTCGTGCTGGACGAGGACGACATCCGGCGGGAGGGCGCGGTGCTCGACGGCGAGCGGTTCGCCCGGGTGGCGGCCTGGCTCATGAAGACCCACGGCTGGGAGGCCGGCCGCTAG
- a CDS encoding VOC family protein, whose protein sequence is MLELGASKHAHQPGRSFRVFLDPEGHPFCLCAS, encoded by the coding sequence GTGCTCGAGCTCGGCGCGTCCAAGCACGCGCACCAGCCCGGCAGGTCCTTCCGGGTCTTCCTCGACCCGGAAGGGCATCCGTTCTGCCTGTGCGCGAGCTGA
- a CDS encoding LacI family DNA-binding transcriptional regulator yields the protein MSSIKEVARLAGVSVGTVSNVLNRPEMVAADTRLRVRAAIARLGYVRNGSARQLRAGRSRTIGVVALDLANPFFIDVLRGVETAAQHEGLTVMVFNSNKDADREAGLLETFEEQRPLGVLITPVNDPGEEERLGRLVSRGIPVVRFDSSAPHHNGCAVAVDDLLGGRLAGRHLLERGHRHIAFAGGPFTVRQVRQRHDGLSAVLGRAGKLTVIPLPDLTVATGRAAGEEIATLPAADRPTAVFCANDLVAIGVLQEMTQRGLRVPADLAILGYDDIDFAAAAAVPLSSIRQPREELGHTAALMLLEEANEPEDHEHRQVIYQPDLIARASTG from the coding sequence ATGTCGAGCATCAAAGAGGTCGCCCGGCTGGCCGGGGTCTCCGTGGGCACCGTGAGCAACGTGCTCAACCGGCCCGAGATGGTGGCCGCCGACACCCGGCTGCGGGTGCGGGCGGCGATCGCCCGGCTCGGCTACGTCCGCAACGGCTCGGCCCGCCAGCTACGGGCCGGGCGCAGCCGCACGATCGGCGTGGTCGCGCTCGACCTCGCCAACCCGTTCTTCATCGATGTGCTGCGCGGCGTCGAGACGGCCGCGCAGCACGAGGGCCTCACCGTGATGGTCTTCAACAGCAACAAGGACGCCGATCGCGAGGCCGGGCTGCTGGAGACGTTCGAGGAGCAGCGCCCGCTGGGCGTCCTGATCACCCCGGTCAACGACCCCGGCGAGGAGGAGCGGCTGGGCCGGCTCGTCTCCCGTGGCATCCCGGTGGTGCGTTTCGACAGCTCCGCGCCGCACCACAACGGCTGTGCCGTCGCCGTGGACGACCTGCTCGGCGGCCGGCTGGCCGGGCGGCACCTGCTGGAGCGGGGGCACCGCCACATCGCCTTCGCCGGCGGGCCGTTCACCGTACGCCAGGTGCGGCAGCGGCACGACGGCCTGTCCGCCGTGCTCGGCCGGGCCGGGAAGCTGACCGTCATCCCCTTGCCCGACCTCACCGTCGCCACCGGCCGCGCGGCCGGCGAGGAGATCGCCACCCTGCCGGCCGCCGACCGGCCCACGGCGGTCTTCTGCGCCAACGACCTGGTCGCCATCGGAGTGCTGCAGGAGATGACCCAGCGCGGCCTGCGGGTCCCGGCCGATCTGGCCATCCTGGGCTACGACGACATCGACTTCGCCGCCGCGGCCGCCGTTCCGCTCTCCTCCATCCGGCAGCCGCGCGAGGAGCTCGGCCACACCGCCGCGCTGATGCTGCTGGAGGAGGCCAACGAGCCGGAAGACCACGAGCACCGCCAGGTGATCTACCAGCCCGACCTGATCGCGCGAGCCTCCACCGGCTAG
- a CDS encoding PIN domain-containing protein produces the protein MTIDLWPDPPGHVRLPRADDEIIARAVAFQALAGRPVTLLTGDIGMSTRARMAGLQALRLDLPDATHKPKKPPRGTQHPVLQNVSSQDGAAGS, from the coding sequence ATTACGATCGACCTGTGGCCAGACCCGCCCGGCCACGTCCGTCTGCCCCGTGCTGATGATGAGATCATCGCCCGGGCGGTGGCGTTCCAGGCGCTCGCCGGTCGGCCGGTCACTCTTCTGACCGGCGACATCGGCATGTCCACTCGAGCGCGGATGGCTGGCCTCCAAGCGCTCAGGCTCGACCTGCCTGATGCGACCCACAAGCCGAAGAAGCCGCCGCGCGGCACCCAGCATCCGGTTCTGCAGAATGTGAGTTCTCAGGATGGGGCGGCCGGGTCTTAG